Proteins co-encoded in one Ruegeria sp. HKCCD4315 genomic window:
- a CDS encoding ATP-dependent RecD-like DNA helicase → MSLQYVTFSDDQAAAFDSIAEMLRSAGVDLEDDALLKLPGAGKSGVMAVIGKAGSGKTLLLAELYKALAETGVQVVSGDYESRKSRDKRSLAILAPTNKAASVLRLRGVPATTIHRILYTPVYDPEYERIAEWLAGNDERPEIEGLTDEALDRAAAFYENNKSMPGALAAAGLRGSDFITGWKRRDEPLDIGFVDEASMLDDRQFEDLKEIFPTLLLFGDPAQLAPVNQSGSMVFESLPEPRKLTLQRVHRQDADNPILDLAHALADPAMGFEDFERLVEETARRDDRVVWGQRVEVDLMARSPVLVWRNATRIRLIQAFRNVHGAPETELLEGEPLICDGIELPLKHRKKRLDLEARGLIKGAQVVYLGPGRKPGFSRLHVMGAEDPQVSAASIVQIEKPDEEEPFIPFAARMGATFLHGAAVTIHKAQGSQWDTVQVFAPDIYAAARMGRTEAGQPLWKRLAYVAITRAQERLIWVVRNRLSKPTYPLRVDDLRAVPAASLTLEAEET, encoded by the coding sequence ATGTCTTTGCAATATGTAACCTTCTCGGATGATCAGGCCGCCGCATTTGACAGCATCGCCGAGATGCTGAGATCAGCAGGTGTCGATCTGGAAGATGACGCCCTTCTCAAACTGCCGGGGGCGGGGAAATCGGGCGTAATGGCCGTGATCGGCAAGGCTGGCTCTGGTAAAACCCTGCTGTTGGCTGAACTGTATAAGGCGCTGGCAGAGACCGGGGTACAGGTCGTGTCCGGCGACTATGAAAGTCGCAAGTCCAGGGACAAGCGTAGCCTTGCTATCCTGGCCCCCACCAACAAGGCCGCAAGTGTTCTGCGTCTGCGCGGCGTGCCCGCCACCACAATTCACCGCATTCTCTACACGCCTGTGTACGACCCGGAATACGAGCGCATCGCTGAATGGCTGGCGGGCAACGATGAACGACCCGAGATTGAAGGACTGACTGATGAAGCCCTGGATCGGGCTGCGGCGTTTTACGAAAACAACAAGTCCATGCCTGGGGCACTGGCTGCTGCCGGATTGCGGGGATCGGATTTCATCACGGGGTGGAAACGGCGCGACGAACCTTTGGACATCGGGTTTGTCGATGAAGCGTCGATGCTGGACGACCGTCAATTCGAGGATCTGAAAGAGATTTTTCCAACCCTTTTGTTATTCGGTGATCCGGCACAGCTGGCACCGGTAAATCAATCGGGCAGCATGGTTTTTGAGTCCTTGCCCGAACCCAGAAAACTGACGCTTCAACGCGTTCACAGACAGGATGCAGACAACCCAATCCTCGATCTGGCCCATGCTCTGGCTGACCCGGCGATGGGGTTTGAAGACTTCGAGCGTTTGGTCGAAGAGACGGCGCGCCGTGACGACAGGGTGGTCTGGGGGCAGCGGGTCGAGGTCGACCTGATGGCGCGCAGCCCGGTTTTGGTTTGGCGCAACGCGACACGCATTCGACTTATTCAGGCGTTCAGGAACGTCCATGGCGCACCAGAGACCGAGCTTCTGGAAGGGGAACCGCTGATTTGCGACGGGATTGAGCTGCCTTTGAAACATCGCAAAAAACGTCTGGATCTTGAAGCGCGTGGGCTGATCAAGGGGGCTCAGGTGGTGTACCTGGGGCCGGGGCGAAAGCCGGGATTCTCGCGGCTGCATGTGATGGGTGCCGAAGACCCTCAGGTCAGCGCGGCATCGATTGTGCAGATCGAGAAGCCGGATGAGGAAGAACCGTTCATTCCCTTTGCGGCGCGTATGGGCGCAACGTTCCTGCACGGTGCGGCAGTGACGATACATAAGGCGCAAGGTTCTCAGTGGGACACGGTTCAGGTTTTTGCACCGGACATTTATGCCGCAGCCCGGATGGGCCGGACCGAGGCAGGACAACCCTTGTGGAAACGTTTGGCTTATGTGGCGATTACGCGTGCGCAAGAACGTCTGATCTGGGTCGTCCGCAACCGATTGTCGAAGCCAACTTACCCGCTGCGAGTGGACGACCTGCGGGCTGTCCCGGCGGCGTCACTGACATTGGAGGCGGAAGAGACATGA
- a CDS encoding SDR family oxidoreductase: MTSIIVTGASSGIGLATAELFLAQGWTVGVLARSADKLNALAQKHGNSVALPADVTDPEAVKTAFRKFTDEVGRLDVLFNNAGIFAPGGTIDEIALEDWYQSVNVNLNGMFLCAREAFGIMRHQDPQGGRIINNGSIAAHVPRPNSVHYSATKHAITGLTRSLSLDGRCFGIACGQIDIGNARTQMVQGLVDAAQAAGETPDPTMAVEDAARSVLHMATLPPEANVQFMTVMATTMPYIGRG; the protein is encoded by the coding sequence ATGACATCCATTATTGTTACCGGCGCAAGCTCTGGTATAGGACTGGCCACAGCGGAACTGTTCCTGGCCCAGGGGTGGACCGTCGGTGTGTTGGCACGCAGTGCGGATAAGCTGAATGCCCTGGCACAAAAGCACGGCAACTCCGTTGCGCTGCCTGCGGACGTAACAGACCCTGAGGCAGTGAAGACTGCGTTCCGAAAGTTTACGGACGAGGTTGGGCGTCTGGATGTCTTGTTCAACAACGCAGGCATCTTTGCACCGGGCGGTACTATCGACGAAATTGCGCTGGAGGATTGGTATCAAAGCGTCAACGTCAACCTGAACGGCATGTTCCTGTGCGCACGCGAAGCCTTTGGGATCATGCGGCATCAGGACCCTCAGGGCGGACGCATCATCAATAACGGCTCGATTGCTGCACATGTTCCACGTCCGAACTCTGTGCATTATTCGGCGACCAAACATGCAATTACCGGGCTGACCCGCAGCCTGTCTCTGGATGGGCGGTGCTTTGGAATAGCCTGCGGGCAGATCGATATCGGGAACGCCCGGACACAGATGGTTCAGGGGCTGGTGGACGCGGCGCAGGCAGCGGGGGAAACGCCTGACCCGACCATGGCCGTTGAAGACGCGGCGCGATCTGTTCTGCATATGGCAACCCTGCCGCCTGAGGCGAATGTTCAGTTCATGACCGTCATGGCGACGACCATGCCCTATATCGGCAGGGGATAA
- a CDS encoding TIGR02186 family protein, with product MLRSLIAVFCLLCLPAFAAEEQVVLGLSQDRVAITATFDGSELLIFGAIKRETPIPSGPPVEVIVAVAGPSEPVTVRRKERKLGIWVNTDSVLVDLAPSFYAVATSGPLDDILTDTEDLRYRISIERAIRSVGAAMHIRGAQDFADAVVRIREEEDLYSIREDTVAVDEQTLFRTSIDMPADLTEGDYAARIFLTRGGEVVSQYETTIDVRKVGLERFLYNMSRQQPVWYGLMSLVIAIAAGWGASTAFRLLRDK from the coding sequence ATGCTGCGATCACTCATTGCCGTCTTTTGTCTTTTGTGCCTGCCCGCGTTTGCTGCGGAAGAACAGGTTGTCCTTGGTCTTAGCCAGGATCGCGTTGCGATTACAGCGACCTTTGACGGCTCAGAGCTTCTCATTTTCGGGGCCATCAAACGGGAAACCCCGATTCCATCCGGCCCACCGGTCGAGGTCATCGTTGCGGTCGCTGGTCCGTCCGAGCCTGTCACGGTACGCCGCAAAGAACGGAAGCTGGGGATCTGGGTCAACACCGACAGTGTTCTCGTCGATCTTGCGCCCAGCTTTTACGCGGTCGCAACCAGCGGGCCGTTGGATGACATTCTGACTGACACCGAAGATCTTCGTTATCGTATTTCGATAGAACGTGCGATCCGGTCCGTTGGTGCCGCGATGCATATCCGCGGCGCGCAGGATTTCGCAGACGCGGTAGTTCGCATTCGCGAGGAAGAAGACTTGTATTCCATCCGCGAAGACACGGTCGCCGTGGACGAACAAACACTGTTCCGCACCTCAATCGACATGCCTGCCGACCTGACAGAGGGGGATTATGCCGCCCGTATCTTCCTGACGCGCGGTGGCGAGGTGGTTTCGCAGTACGAAACAACCATCGATGTCCGCAAAGTTGGCCTGGAACGGTTCCTGTACAACATGTCGCGTCAGCAACCTGTTTGGTACGGTCTGATGTCTCTGGTCATCGCAATTGCTGCTGGCTGGGGTGCTTCGACGGCATTCCGTCTGTTGCGCGACAAGTGA
- a CDS encoding sulfite exporter TauE/SafE family protein — translation MYIYLPIAEVSVNAFLLLGLGGMVGVLSGMFGVGGGFLMTPLLFFIGIPPAVAVATEANQIVASSFSGVLAHFRRKTVDLKMGTVLLVGGLIGAALGVVVFNYLKSLGQVDLLVKLCYVVFLGVIGSLMFVESLRALRKAKRGGAVAAKRRQRGWIHALPFKMRFRTSGLYISVIPPVLVGLCVGVLSAIMGVGGGFIMVPAMIYLLGMPTKVVVGTSLFQIIFVTAFTTMLHATTNYTVDIVLAVLLLVGGVIGAQIGTVIGARMPAEQLRVLLAALVLAVCGKLALDLLLEPAELYSLGTGGGH, via the coding sequence ATGTACATTTACCTGCCCATAGCCGAAGTATCGGTGAATGCATTCCTCCTGCTTGGTTTGGGTGGAATGGTTGGCGTTTTGTCCGGAATGTTCGGGGTCGGCGGCGGTTTTCTTATGACGCCGCTGCTGTTCTTCATCGGCATTCCACCAGCGGTGGCCGTTGCGACCGAGGCCAATCAGATTGTTGCTTCGTCCTTTTCCGGCGTGTTGGCCCATTTCCGACGAAAAACCGTAGACCTAAAGATGGGGACTGTGTTGCTTGTCGGGGGCCTGATCGGAGCCGCTTTGGGTGTGGTTGTCTTCAACTATCTCAAAAGCCTGGGTCAGGTCGATCTGCTGGTCAAACTGTGTTACGTCGTTTTCCTTGGCGTCATCGGCAGCCTGATGTTCGTCGAAAGCCTCAGGGCGCTGCGAAAGGCAAAAAGAGGCGGAGCTGTTGCCGCGAAACGCCGTCAACGGGGCTGGATTCATGCCCTGCCCTTCAAAATGCGATTCCGCACATCTGGTCTTTATATCTCGGTCATTCCACCCGTTTTGGTTGGGCTTTGCGTCGGGGTTTTGTCTGCAATCATGGGTGTCGGCGGCGGCTTTATCATGGTTCCCGCCATGATTTACCTGTTGGGCATGCCCACAAAGGTTGTTGTCGGCACATCGCTGTTTCAAATCATCTTTGTGACGGCCTTCACCACGATGCTGCACGCCACCACGAACTATACGGTGGACATTGTTCTGGCGGTTCTGCTGCTGGTTGGCGGTGTGATTGGCGCGCAGATCGGTACTGTGATTGGCGCGCGTATGCCGGCAGAGCAACTGCGCGTTTTGCTGGCTGCTTTGGTTCTGGCGGTGTGCGGCAAGCTTGCGCTTGATCTGCTTCTTGAACCTGCCGAGCTTTATTCGCTTGGAACTGGCGGAGGACACTGA
- a CDS encoding ABC transporter permease, with protein MEFFVTLIQVLDSTIRLSTPLLLACLAGLYSERAGIFDIGLEGKMLIAAFFSAAIAAVTGSVWLGLLAGIAASLLLSGLHGLASITFRGNQLISGVAINFLASGLTVLVAQSWFQQGGRTPSLFGGGRFEPINFPFAEAISGVPIIGPIYSELLSGHSILVYVAFLMVPATWWVLYRTRFGLRLRAVGENPAAVDTAGVSVVGLRFAAVAICGVLCGIAGAYLATALQAGFVKEMTAGRGFIALAALIFAKWRPWHAMWACLLFGLLQAVALRFQNIDLGGIVIPVQVMDALPYILTVVILAGFVGKAVPPRAGGEPYVKER; from the coding sequence ATGGAATTCTTCGTTACCCTCATCCAGGTCCTGGATTCGACCATCCGCCTGTCCACCCCGCTGCTGCTGGCCTGTCTGGCCGGTCTCTATTCGGAACGTGCGGGTATCTTTGACATTGGCCTCGAAGGCAAAATGCTGATAGCGGCGTTCTTTTCCGCAGCCATTGCGGCTGTTACCGGTTCAGTTTGGTTGGGCTTGCTGGCGGGCATTGCAGCTTCATTGTTGCTGTCGGGGCTCCACGGGCTGGCGTCAATTACATTCCGAGGTAATCAGCTTATCTCGGGCGTGGCGATCAACTTTCTCGCTTCGGGTTTGACCGTACTGGTCGCCCAAAGCTGGTTCCAGCAAGGCGGGCGGACACCGTCCCTGTTTGGAGGTGGGCGATTTGAGCCCATCAATTTCCCATTTGCGGAAGCAATCAGCGGTGTGCCGATTATCGGCCCGATTTATTCCGAATTGCTCTCGGGTCACTCGATCCTGGTCTATGTGGCGTTTCTGATGGTTCCGGCGACATGGTGGGTTCTGTATCGCACCCGCTTTGGCCTGCGATTGCGGGCAGTGGGTGAAAACCCGGCGGCGGTTGATACAGCGGGCGTATCCGTCGTTGGCCTGCGCTTCGCGGCAGTCGCGATCTGTGGCGTTTTGTGCGGCATTGCAGGTGCTTATCTGGCCACCGCATTGCAGGCCGGGTTCGTCAAGGAAATGACAGCCGGGCGCGGGTTCATCGCACTGGCGGCGCTCATCTTTGCGAAATGGCGCCCCTGGCATGCCATGTGGGCCTGTCTGCTGTTTGGCCTGTTGCAAGCCGTTGCCCTGCGATTCCAGAATATCGACCTGGGCGGAATTGTGATCCCGGTACAGGTGATGGACGCCCTGCCCTACATCCTGACAGTTGTGATTCTGGCCGGGTTTGTCGGCAAAGCCGTTCCCCCACGTGCCGGTGGCGAACCGTACGTAAAGGAACGCTGA
- a CDS encoding ABC transporter permease — translation MEKMPKWADVILIPLISLILAAILSALVILAIGENPIEAVQLMVTGALGSTYGWGYTLYYATNFMFTGLAVAVAFHARLFNIGGEGQAMLGGLGVAMVCLYVDWPHWSVALLAACAASMLFGAFWAAIPAYLQAKRGSHIVITTIMFNFIAAAFLNYMLVNIMRPQGSQDPATARFPETVHLPTFQSMFSTAENVVFRGAPANITFFIALLACVVVWALIWRTRLGYEIRAYGHSETGAVYAGISPVRITIIAMLISGALAGLMAINNVMGEAERLVLNSTEGAGFIGIAVALMGRSHPFGVFLAALLFGFLYQGGAELALWASIPRELIVVIQALVILFTGALDNMVRMPLEKLFLGMRKRAE, via the coding sequence ATGGAAAAAATGCCCAAATGGGCCGATGTCATCCTGATCCCGCTGATCAGTCTGATACTGGCCGCAATCCTGTCGGCGCTGGTCATCCTCGCCATCGGAGAAAACCCAATCGAAGCGGTTCAGCTTATGGTGACCGGCGCGCTGGGGTCGACCTATGGCTGGGGCTACACGCTCTACTATGCGACAAATTTCATGTTCACCGGGCTTGCGGTTGCCGTGGCGTTTCATGCGCGCCTCTTTAACATCGGCGGCGAAGGTCAGGCGATGCTGGGCGGGCTTGGCGTCGCCATGGTCTGCCTTTATGTCGACTGGCCCCATTGGAGCGTTGCCTTGCTTGCGGCCTGCGCCGCATCAATGCTGTTCGGCGCATTTTGGGCCGCCATTCCGGCCTATTTGCAAGCCAAACGCGGCAGCCACATCGTGATCACCACGATCATGTTCAACTTTATCGCAGCCGCGTTCCTGAACTACATGCTGGTCAACATCATGCGCCCGCAAGGATCGCAGGACCCAGCCACCGCACGATTCCCCGAAACCGTTCACCTGCCGACCTTCCAGTCGATGTTCTCAACCGCTGAGAATGTGGTGTTCCGCGGGGCTCCGGCGAACATCACGTTCTTCATCGCGCTGCTGGCCTGTGTCGTTGTCTGGGCACTGATCTGGCGGACCCGCCTGGGGTACGAAATCCGCGCCTATGGCCACTCGGAAACCGGGGCGGTTTACGCTGGTATTTCACCCGTGCGGATCACCATCATAGCCATGCTCATTTCGGGCGCGCTGGCAGGTTTGATGGCCATCAACAACGTGATGGGCGAGGCCGAGCGGCTGGTTCTGAACTCGACCGAAGGCGCGGGCTTTATCGGAATCGCCGTCGCGCTGATGGGCCGATCCCACCCGTTTGGCGTTTTTCTAGCCGCCTTACTGTTTGGCTTCCTCTATCAGGGCGGGGCAGAACTGGCTTTGTGGGCCTCGATCCCACGTGAGCTGATCGTTGTTATTCAAGCGTTGGTCATTCTGTTCACCGGGGCGTTGGACAACATGGTGCGAATGCCGCTTGAAAAACTGTTCCTTGGTATGCGGAAGAGGGCTGAGTGA
- a CDS encoding ABC transporter ATP-binding protein, with product MTVPAIELKGISKAFGPVQANKDISISVAPGTIHGIIGENGAGKSTLMSILYGFYKADKGEIWINGSKTDIPDSQAAIAAGIGMVFQHFKLVENFTVLENIVLGAEDGGLLAPSLSKARKELKDLEEEYELFVDPDKRIDEIGVGMQQRVEILKALYRKAEILILDEPTGVLTPAEADQLFRILDRLRAEGKTIIVITHKLREIMENTDTVSVMRRGQMTATVKTSETSPEELAELMVGRKVLLQVDKVPAKPGKPILEIEKLSVFDSTGVERVKGIDLTVRAGEIVGIAGVAGNGQSELLEVLGGMRPGQGSIKLNGQPLALSGAGSDGQARRAQHIAHVPEDRQREGLIMDFHAWENVAFGYHRDPAYKRGIFMDNAALRADTEAKIEKFDVRPPDPWLAAKSFSGGNQQKIVVAREIERNPDLLLVGQPTRGVDIGAIEFIHKQIVALRDQGKAILLVSVELEEIFSLSDRIAVMFDGHIMGERLPHETDEKELGLLMAGVAGEAA from the coding sequence ATGACCGTCCCCGCCATTGAGCTCAAAGGGATTTCCAAAGCCTTTGGGCCGGTTCAGGCCAACAAAGACATCTCCATCAGTGTCGCCCCCGGTACAATACACGGGATCATCGGTGAAAACGGCGCGGGCAAATCCACGCTGATGAGCATCCTCTACGGCTTCTACAAAGCCGACAAAGGCGAAATCTGGATCAACGGATCCAAGACAGATATCCCTGACAGCCAGGCCGCAATCGCTGCTGGCATCGGGATGGTATTCCAGCATTTCAAGCTGGTTGAAAACTTTACCGTTCTGGAAAATATCGTGCTGGGTGCCGAAGATGGCGGGCTGCTCGCCCCGTCTTTGTCCAAGGCGCGTAAAGAGTTGAAAGACCTGGAAGAAGAGTACGAACTGTTCGTCGACCCAGACAAACGCATCGACGAGATCGGCGTCGGTATGCAACAGCGCGTCGAAATTCTGAAGGCGTTGTATCGCAAGGCTGAGATTCTGATTCTGGACGAACCAACCGGCGTACTGACCCCGGCTGAAGCAGATCAGTTGTTCCGCATTCTCGACCGCCTGCGGGCCGAGGGGAAAACGATCATCGTGATTACGCACAAACTGCGTGAGATCATGGAGAATACCGACACCGTCTCGGTCATGCGACGGGGACAGATGACGGCAACTGTCAAAACGTCCGAAACCAGCCCCGAAGAGTTGGCCGAACTGATGGTAGGCCGCAAGGTTCTGCTTCAGGTCGACAAAGTTCCTGCCAAACCCGGTAAACCCATTCTTGAGATTGAAAAGCTGAGCGTTTTCGATTCGACCGGAGTGGAACGGGTCAAAGGCATTGATCTGACCGTCCGCGCAGGTGAAATCGTCGGCATCGCCGGGGTGGCTGGCAACGGACAATCCGAGCTGCTTGAGGTTCTGGGCGGTATGCGCCCGGGCCAAGGTTCGATCAAATTGAATGGTCAGCCTTTGGCACTGAGTGGCGCAGGATCGGACGGTCAGGCCCGCCGCGCCCAGCATATCGCACATGTGCCGGAAGACCGGCAGCGCGAAGGTTTGATTATGGATTTCCACGCGTGGGAAAACGTCGCCTTCGGCTATCATCGTGACCCGGCATACAAACGCGGCATCTTCATGGACAATGCCGCCTTGCGCGCCGATACCGAAGCCAAGATCGAAAAATTCGACGTTCGCCCGCCCGATCCATGGTTGGCGGCCAAGAGCTTTTCTGGCGGCAACCAGCAAAAGATCGTTGTCGCACGCGAGATCGAGCGCAACCCGGATCTGCTGCTGGTCGGACAACCCACACGCGGCGTAGACATCGGTGCGATCGAGTTCATTCACAAGCAGATCGTCGCTCTGCGTGATCAGGGCAAGGCCATTCTGTTGGTCTCGGTCGAACTGGAAGAGATCTTTTCGCTTTCCGACCGGATTGCGGTGATGTTTGACGGACACATCATGGGTGAACGACTGCCCCATGAGACGGATGAAAAAGAACTGGGCCTGTTGATGGCCGGTGTTGCGGGAGAGGCCGCGTAA